The DNA region TCACCTACATCTATATGCAATTAAGGAATGCATAGAATGTTCCTTATTTCCTTGTGGTAATTTTTTCCCCAGCTATGTGAAAGCCCAACATTTTGTACACAGAGGCATGAGCACATTATCGACCATTGATAATTAACTATCAATATACTTTTCTTTTTAACTCTCAAGATTCGATATTCATTCGATGTGGTAGTGTCTGACAAATTGATGATAATTCATGGGTCGATGTCTTTTAACAATAAACTCATGCAGTTTTCTGAACATTTCTACTGAATTTTTCCCCATATCATCTAGGTTAATGTATTTTCATTTCACTAACTATTGTATTCCTGTTCTTGTTTAGATGAGTTCATCTCTCTGCTATCTGTAGTGGTAAAGTGAATAGGGTCCAATTTGATTTACAAATATATAGTTTTAATTTGATTTTATGGTACTTGGTCTTGGTTTTATTTCTATTATTATCATGACTGGTTAATATTTAAGTTCTTAGTTTCACAATTTTTAATTTGATCTTCATGCTATTAGGTCGTAATCCCACCAGATGGCTATCTGAAAGGTGTCAGAGATTTGTGTTCTAAGCACAACATTTTGATGATTGCTGATGAGATCCAAACAGGCATAGCTAGAACAGGCAAAATGCTGGCATGTGATTGGGAAGACATACGACCTGACATGGTGGTAAGCTTCTTTCCTGCTACGCTAGTTTATTAACTGTACTCATTACTTAAGTATCTACTGGTGACTTTTCCATTTTCTTCACAATATGCAATTACACTTATGATTTTAACTAATTGTCTCTTCTTTACCAGATTCTAGGCAAAGCACTTGGTGCTGGAGTTGTCCCAGTCAGTGCAGTTCTTGCGGACAAGGACGTCATGCTGTGTATCAAACCAGGGGAACATGGAAGGTGTGACCAATATCTGGCAAAGTAGTTTAGTTCAATGTCTGGATATCAAACTTATGTTGCTTtattatgaatatctggttctATTTTCAGTTCAAAGATAATCTGTGTTACTCCAATTCTGCATGTGTACTGCTCCTGAATGTGTTATATTTGACCACTTACAGTACATTTGGTGGTAATCCGTTGGCTAGCGCTGTGGCAGTTGCATCACTGAAAGTGGTGAGAGACGAAGGTCTTGTTGAAAGGTACATTCCTGGCTTACAAGAAATTTTATTATTTTGTCAGATGATGTTCTACTTCAATATCCTGTTGTCCTAACTTTGCAGGGCTGCAAAGTTAGGACAAGAGTTCAGGGACCAGCTACAGAAGATCCAGCAGAAATTCCCTCAAATCATAAGAGAAGTGCGCGGAAGGGGTTTGCTGAACGCAGTGGACTTGAACAATGACGCCCTGTCTCCTGCTTCTGCATATGACATCTGCATCAAGTTGAAGGAGAGGGGCATTCTAGCAAAACCCACACATGACACTATAATTCGATTAGCCCCTCCCCTTTCAATCAGGTATACCCTTCACCAACGTACCGTCATACCTTGCTCAGTTTGTTCATACGTTTTCATATACAACTAGTAGGATCATATGTCCTGGAAATGTAGACTGATTGCAAGCTGATATTGAAATGGTATTGTACTCAGTCATGAGGAGCTTGCAGAAGCATCAAAGGCACTCAGTGATGTGCTGGAGATGGACTTGCCACAGATGCAGAAGCAGATCAAGAAGCCAGAATCAGAGGCAGAGAAACCAGTCTGTGATAGATGCGGTAGGGACTTGTACGGATGAGCCATTTCCAGCGACGCCTCCGTAGCATAGATAGCTGCATTTTCACAACAGAAAGCGGATTCTCAATATTCTTAGTCACCGTAGTATTATGCATCTCGTTGCATGTATATTCTGGGAATGTTGTGCTGTTGTTACCGTGATTACTGTCCAATAAATGGGGGTAGCATTCACCTGCACTGTGAATCTACCATGAAGTCATGTGATTTTCCTTCTTTCTATGTGTTTGTTGGTGATATCGATCTATTAACCACCCTCCTACCTCCTTGTTTGCTACTATTTTTGAAGAAGCTGGAAATTCCAATAGAAAAAAAACAGACTCTTCATATAGTTGGTTAGAAAAGGAGCAATCTTAGCAATAGATAATCTGTTGGCTAATGGTGCTGATCACGTGATGAGCTATATTTCATTACATAAACAAAAACAAAAATGATTTAGGCTCACCTGGTAAAAAAAACACACTTGATTATATGACTTCAAATTCATGCCTTTGACCAATAATTTTTATTTAGAAAGTATTTTTACAGTCCAATAAAATTTAAGGGATTATGGTTTCAATCTTTTAAAACTAAATACTTTGAAAAGTTACTTTAGTCAAAGTTTTAATTTTTGACGATTTTTATCCAAAATATCAATTATCTTTGACCATCAGAAATGCGTCTAGATTGGATGGTCCATTTGCCATTCCAACTCTTAAGATAAACACTCTGATTGCTTCTACTCCAATGCAAAGGGCCCATTTCATTTCCAGGTGTCATTTCCTCACCTTTGGCCAGGTCAACCAGACTCCCTACTTTCAGGCACAACCTTCAGAAAATAAGCTCATTTATAGAACTGCTTATCTTTGCTGCTTCATCCTTATGGTATCCACGTCAAGCTTAGTCTTTGACATAAACAAAAGCGAATACCACCAGCTTATCACCGTTTCATCACCACCATTCCCGCGAGAATCATTTGTTTTGAAGCTCCGCGGATCGTGCATGGATCTCGCTGACGAtgaggccccgccgccgccgcgcgccgccatcCGGTCCCGGCCGTCGAGCTGGAGCAGCAgcgggagcagcggcggcgtcgAGTACACGAGCCTCCGGGACGTGCTCGCCGAGGCCGGGcccgggagcggcggcggcagcttcggcgacgccgccgcgcccgcgatCGACTTCGACGCGTCCAACATCAACATCCGCAACCAGCTGCTGAAGCACGCCGCGTCGGCGTACCTCCAGTCGGCGATCGTCGTCCCGCAGCGGGACCAGGGGTGCCTCAGCAGGCTGTGGAGGAGGATGCTCCACCGCCGGCGGTGCCGCATCCTTCTGCGGCCGTGCCCGGGGTGCTGCGGCGCCGGGGACCCGCCGTGCCTCTGCGCGGGCTCGGCGCGCCGGCTCGTCGCCTTCCTATCCGGCTGCGTCGCTCGCATGTGGACGTATCAAAGCGCGTCACCGGCTCGCCATTGATTGGAGGTGAGGTGCGTGCTGGATTTGTACCTGAAAGATACGATTGCATCGATGGATTGATAAGACGATTTTGAGGAGGTGATGTCATCACGTGTATGTGTTCATCATCTCGATGATAGATTGGGCTGCAATCTGTTCTTGATCAATGATAAGGGCTGATTAGCATCGGGGGGGAATTATAGGAAtcgattgattttttttttgtttttccttttctctctgtaTTCTAAGATTGTACAAATTATTTTTTCGAAGGGGAAGGTTGAACACATTATTCCAAATAATTGTCTTCAAATGAACACGCAAACGATGTTGCAACTTGCAACCACACACAGATTTATATTTCTGCATCTAGTGAGGAGGATCCCAAGCTCCTTTGTCTATTGAAACATTCAAATTAAAGCAACACTGGCAACAGGCATATCAACTCATCTGTGGAGCTTCTCTCCTGATTCAGACAGATGTTTTCAGTTGCTAGGCCAGGTGACCTTCACATCGCCGGCTTTCAGTCCACGATCAATCCTTCAATCCTCAGTTGCAGGCCCGCATCATGAGATgagcgccgccggcgacgatgAAGCGGGCGTAGGACTAGGAGCTGCGCCATAACCCTGTGCAACACTGAAGCAGGCCCGGTGGCCTGAGGCTCCGTTCC from Panicum hallii strain FIL2 chromosome 9, PHallii_v3.1, whole genome shotgun sequence includes:
- the LOC112872729 gene encoding uncharacterized protein LOC112872729: MDLADDEAPPPPRAAIRSRPSSWSSSGSSGGVEYTSLRDVLAEAGPGSGGGSFGDAAAPAIDFDASNINIRNQLLKHAASAYLQSAIVVPQRDQGCLSRLWRRMLHRRRCRILLRPCPGCCGAGDPPCLCAGSARRLVAFLSGCVARMWTYQSASPARH